In the Balaenoptera musculus isolate JJ_BM4_2016_0621 chromosome 2, mBalMus1.pri.v3, whole genome shotgun sequence genome, ACATTCTTCTCCCCCAAACCCACTTCCCTTTCCTGTTtactcagctttatttttctcccattgcAATGGTCACCTTCTAAACTAGTATGTATTTCCTCTCTCTCCAagctagaatataagctccatgagggcaagattCTGTTTTGTTCAATTCTCTGTTCCTGGTGCCTAAAACAACACTGGCTACGTAggaggtgttaaaaaaaaatcttgttgaaTGCACCTAGATAttgattttcaattaaaaaaacccaattatTGTAACATATTCAGAAGttccaagttaaaaataaaaccagcacttaagggacttccctggtggtccagtggtaaagaatccgccttccaaatgcaggggacgtgggtttgatccctggtcggggaactaggatcccacatgccacgtggcaacttagcccatgtgccacaactactgaggtcgcgcacctcaacgagagagcccaagtgctgcaaactacagagcccacgcaccctggagcctgtgcaccacaactagagagagaaaagcctgcacaccacaactacagagaagtccgtgcaccgcaacgaaagatcacGCATGCCTCAACGATGatcatgcatgccacaactgagacccgacgcagccaaagaaagaaaggaaagaaagaataaaaacatgacattcacagaaagatagacaagatgaaaaggcagagggctatgtaccagatgaaggaacaagataaaaccccagaaaaacaactaaatgaagtggagataggaaaccttccagaaaaagaattcagaataatgatagtgaagacgatccaggacctcggaaaaacaatggaggcaaagatcgagaagatgcaagaaatgtttaaaaaagacctagaagaattaaagaacaaacaaacagagatgaacaatacaataactgaaatgaaaactacactagaaggaatcaatagcagaataactgaggcagaagaacggataagtgacctggaagacagaatggtggaattcactgctgcagaacagaataaagaaaaaagaatgaaaagaaatgaagacagcctaagagaccttgggacaatattaaatgcaacattcgcattgtaggggtcccagaaggagaagagagagagaaaggacccaagaaaatatttgaagagattatagtcgaaaacttccctaacatgggaagggaaatagccacccaagtccaggaagcacagagagtcccatacaggataaacccaaggagaaacacgccaagacacatagtaatcaaagtggcaaaaattaaagacaaagaaaaattattgaaagtagcaagggaaaaatgacaaataatgtacaagggaactcccataaggttaccagctgattcctcagcagaaactctacaagccagaagggagtggcatgacatatttaaagtgatgaaagggaagaactttcaaccaagattactctaactggcaaggatctcattcagattcgatggagaaatcaaaagctttacagacaagcaaaagctcagagaattcagcaccaccaaaccagctctacagcaaatgctaaaggaacttctttaagtgggaaacacaagagaagaaaaggacctacaaaaacaaacccaaaacaattaagaaaatggtaataggaacatacatattgataattaccttaaacatgaatgcattaaatgctccaagcaaaagacacaggcttgctgaatggatacaaaaacaagaaccatatatatgctgtctacaagagacccatttcagacccaaggacacatacagactgaaagtgaggggatggaaaaagatattccatgcaaaaggaaatcaaaagaaagctggagtagcaatactcatatcagataaaatagactttaaaataaagaatgttacaagagacaaggaaggacactacataatgatcaagggatcaatccaagaggaagatgtaacaattataaatatatatgcacccaacataggagcacctcaatacataaggcaactgctaacagctataaaagaggatatTGACAGTAAGacgataatagtgggggactttaacacctcacttacaccaatggacagatcatccaaacagaaaattaataaggaaacacaagttttaaatgacacaacagaccagatagatttaattgatatttataggacattccatccaaaaacagcagattacactttcttctcaagtgtgcatggaacattctccaggattgatcatatcttgcgtcacaaatcaagcctcagtaaatttaagaaaattgaagtcatatcaagcatcctttctgaccataacgctacgagattagaaatcaattacagggaaaaaaatgtgaaaaacacaaacacatggaggctaaacaatacgttactaaataaccaagagatcactgaagaaatcaaagaggaaatcaaaaaatacctagagacaaatgacaatgaacacacgacaatccaaaacttatgggatgcagcaaaagcagttcaaagagggaactttatagcagtacaatcctacctcaagaaacaacaaacatctcaaataaacaacctaaccctacacctaaaagaactagagaaagaagaacaaacaaaacccaaagttagtagaaggaaagaaatcataaagatgagagcagaaataaatgaaatagaaacaaagaaaacaatagcaaagaccaataaaactaaaagctggttctttgagaagataaacaaaattgataaaccattagccagactcatcaagaaaaagagggagaggactcaaatcattaaaattagaaatgaaaacggaaaaattacaacagacaccgcagaaatacgaagcatcctaagagactactacaagcaactctatgccaataaaatggacaacctggaaggaatgaacaaattcttagaaaggtataaccttccaagactgaaccaggaagaaatagaaaatacgaacaaaccaatcacaagtaatgaaattgaaactgtgattaaaaatcttccaacaagatTGGTCAGATTGTCTTACTCAAGATCCAGAAAGTCCCAAACCAAAGTTTGTAAGAGAAGTTCTAGAAAAATGTATGAGGTTGTCTTACCATCAGCGTATATTAGATATTGTCCCTCCTACCTTCTCAACTCTATGTCCTGCAAACCCAACCTGCATTTACAAGTATGGAGATGAAAGTAGCAACTCTCTTCCTGGACATTCGGTTGCCCTCTGTTTAGCTGTTGCCTTTAAAAGTAAAGCAACCAATGATGAAATCTTCAGCATTCTGAAAGATGTACCAAATCCTAACCaggatgacgatgatgatgaagGATTCAGCTTTAACCCATTGAAAATAGAGGTCTTTGTACAGACTCCGCTACACTTAGCGGCCAAGTCATTCAGTCACTCCTTCAGTGCTCTTGCAAAGTTTCATGAAGTCTTCAAAACCCTAGCTGAAAGTGATGAAGGAAAATTACATGTTCTAAGAGTCATGTTTGAGGTCTGGCGGAACCATCCACAGATGATTGCTGTACTAGTAGATAAGATGATTCGTACACAGATTGTTGACTGTGCTGCAGTAGCAAATTGGATCTTCTCTTCAGAACTATCTCGTGACTTTACTAGATTGTTTGTTTGGGAAATCTTGCACTCCACAATTCGTAAGATGAGCAAACACGTTCTTAAGATCCAGAAAGAGCTAGAAGAGGCTAAAGAAAAACTCGCAAGGCAACATAAACGGCGAAGTGATGATGATGACAGAAGCAGTGACAGGAAAGATGGGGCTCTTGAGGAACAAATAGAAAGACTGCAGGAAAAAGTGGAATCTGCTCAGAGTGAACAAAAGAATCTCTTCCTTGTCATATTTCAGCGTTTTATCATGATCTTGACCGAGCACTTAGTACGATGTGAAACTGACGGGACCAGTGTATTAACACCGTGGTATAAGAACTGTATAGAGAGGCTCCAGCAGATCTTCCTACAGCATCACCAAATAATCCAGCAGTACATGGTGACCCTGGAGAACCTGCTCTTCACTGCTGAATTAGACCCTCATATCCTGGCTATGTTCCAGCAGTTCTGTGCCCTGCAGGCCtaagggtcattttttttttcccttcctgtcaAGATTTTTTTAAGATCTCAAAATAATGTCTTATTTTTGATGGTTTGAATGCTTGCTTTCTTGTAGCATCCTTTCTTGAAGCAGAGGGGGAGGACAGGACAGTGAAGAATATGGTTACCTTTAACTGCCCCCTAAAAAGCAGATATTCCCTAATGACAATAATGTGACAATGACCATAGGATGTATTATATATGTGAGAGATACaacttttctctgatattttttctccttaaggcACAAAAGATAACTGATTTGAGGTATGTGAAACACTAGAGGTCAAGCTTACAAAGTAGTATATAGAACTGATGGGTTTATTATCAAGTAGCATAGCTTTTCACAGCTCATGGGTAACCTAACAAAcatggctgaaataaaaaatatgtttaaaaaaaaaaaaaaaatcttccaacaaacaaaagtccaggaccagatggcttcacaggtgaattctatcaaacatttagagaagagctaacacccatccttctcaaactctttcaaaaaattacagaggaaggaacactcccaaactcattctatgaggccaccatcaccctgataccaaaaccagacaaagatgctaccaaaaaaaaaaaaaaaaaaatacagaccaatatcactcatgaatatagatgcaaaaatcctcaacaaaacactagcaaacagaatccaacaacacattaaaaggattatacaccatgatcaagtgggatttatcccagggatgcaaggattcttcaatatacgcaaatcaatcaa is a window encoding:
- the LOC118891118 gene encoding nuclear cap-binding protein subunit 1-like, with the translated sequence MAKEALPDLSTSPITSLNSHWSDCLTQDPESPKPKFVREVLEKCMRLSYHQRILDIVPPTFSTLCPANPTCIYKYGDESSNSLPGHSVALCLAVAFKSKATNDEIFSILKDVPNPNQDDDDDEGFSFNPLKIEVFVQTPLHLAAKSFSHSFSALAKFHEVFKTLAESDEGKLHVLRVMFEVWRNHPQMIAVLVDKMIRTQIVDCAAVANWIFSSELSRDFTRLFVWEILHSTIRKMSKHVLKIQKELEEAKEKLARQHKRRSDDDDRSSDRKDGALEEQIERLQEKVESAQSEQKNLFLVIFQRFIMILTEHLVRCETDGTSVLTPWYKNCIERLQQIFLQHHQIIQQYMVTLENLLFTAELDPHILAMFQQFCALQA